A window of Paenibacillus polygoni contains these coding sequences:
- a CDS encoding DUF4367 domain-containing protein: MESEQLRSISLHYRKGKNIEDYVTVLASFTDGVKQGVQQETGMTAEKGIINGKEILYLKYEGNNPHQVIKWIDETSGAYYHIQDTKKSNLSKQDFLKIAEEFVH, encoded by the coding sequence CTGGAATCGGAACAGCTAAGATCAATTTCTTTACATTATAGGAAGGGAAAAAATATAGAGGATTATGTAACAGTCTTGGCTTCTTTTACGGACGGAGTGAAACAAGGGGTGCAGCAAGAAACAGGAATGACTGCAGAAAAAGGCATAATCAATGGAAAAGAGATTCTTTACTTGAAGTACGAAGGAAACAACCCCCATCAAGTGATTAAATGGATCGATGAAACGTCAGGGGCTTATTATCATATACAAGACACGAAGAAAAGCAACCTCAGTAAGCAAGATTTCTTGAAAATCGCGGAGGAATTCGTACATTAG
- a CDS encoding GNAT family N-acetyltransferase, giving the protein MRIRSAIESDAVQIAEIHVSSWRTTYKGIVPDSYLDNLSVAKRTLLWEKQLDEGNEGSKIFVAENEAGQIIGFVSGGRNRLESMPFDSEIYAIYLLEDYQRQGIGELLMSSIASFLTDQGFKSTYLWALEDNRYRSFYEKRGGLPAGREDIEIDSVKLGEIAYGWHQLDRLKAQSKK; this is encoded by the coding sequence ATGAGAATCCGCTCAGCCATAGAGTCAGATGCCGTTCAGATTGCTGAAATTCATGTAAGCAGTTGGAGAACAACGTATAAAGGAATCGTTCCAGATTCATATCTAGATAACTTATCTGTTGCAAAACGCACTTTACTATGGGAGAAGCAGTTAGATGAAGGAAACGAAGGAAGTAAAATATTTGTCGCTGAGAATGAGGCAGGACAGATTATAGGTTTTGTGAGTGGAGGACGCAATCGACTGGAAAGTATGCCTTTTGATAGTGAGATCTATGCTATCTATTTGCTTGAAGATTATCAAAGACAGGGCATTGGAGAACTACTCATGTCTTCTATTGCCAGTTTTTTAACCGATCAAGGATTTAAATCCACCTATTTGTGGGCTCTAGAAGACAATCGCTATCGATCTTTCTATGAGAAACGGGGAGGACTCCCTGCAGGGCGCGAAGACATAGAGATTGACAGTGTAAAACTTGGGGAAATTGCGTATGGTTGGCATCAGCTAGATCGCTTAAAAGCACAAAGCAAAAAATAA
- a CDS encoding GntR family transcriptional regulator codes for MQIILANSSKEPIYEQIMNQIKSSILSGDLKDGAALPSMRQLAKDLHISVITTKRAYEELEKAGFIYSIVGKGSFVAEQNLEVIRERKLTAIEDQLSAVILNSKEIGLSLDELQQLLKILYEE; via the coding sequence ATGCAAATAATTCTTGCTAATAGTTCGAAAGAGCCGATCTATGAACAAATCATGAATCAAATTAAATCGTCTATTCTATCAGGTGATTTAAAAGATGGGGCTGCGTTACCTTCTATGCGCCAACTCGCAAAGGATTTACACATTAGTGTAATCACAACAAAGCGCGCCTATGAGGAATTGGAGAAGGCGGGTTTTATATACTCCATCGTCGGCAAAGGTTCTTTTGTCGCTGAACAAAATCTAGAAGTTATTCGAGAACGCAAGCTTACGGCGATCGAGGATCAGCTAAGTGCAGTCATCTTGAATAGTAAAGAAATTGGACTGTCACTCGATGAACTACAGCAATTATTGAAGATTTTATATGAGGAGTGA